TCATATCTTTTCAAGAGCTCAGGTTGTTTTGCTAATCCCCGATTTTCTGGAAGATCTGGAAACTCATCCCTCCAAGGCCAAGTAACCTGATATCTATCGTTTTCAAACTGTAGAGTTTCCCTGAAATGTGTCATAGCTGCCTGATCGTCTGGTTTGTCATATGTATCTGTAATCCCAAGACTCTCAATATTCCAAAAGTCCTCCAAGTTAGGTTTTGTTGGAATGACTTCGTCAACATCTGTAAAAAGTTTGGTTTCAGTTATATTATCTCCGTATGTAAGAATTAACATAGCTGAATCATTTGTGTTTATGGCAATATCACTTGTTTTCATTTTGCCCGACAATATCCATCCGAGACTGGACGACAGCAAATAAAGTGCAGGTTGTATTTCTATCTTCTCTGTTTGTATAATATCTAAATAGTGATCATTTCCTACTAGTAAATCGAGACAAACTGATTCATTCTTGTTTGGAAT
This genomic window from Mercenaria mercenaria strain notata unplaced genomic scaffold, MADL_Memer_1 contig_1848, whole genome shotgun sequence contains:
- the LOC128551938 gene encoding uncharacterized protein LOC128551938; its protein translation is MKTSDIAINTNDSAMLILTYGDNITETKLFTDVDEVIPTKPNLEDFWNIESLGITDTYDKPDDQAAMTHFRETLQFENDRYQVTWPWRDEFPDLPENRGLAKQPELLKRYDDVIKDQLEKGIIEKVDRELSDGLRHYIPHHVVIKPEKSTTKMRIVYDASAKT